A region from the Thermoplasmatales archaeon genome encodes:
- the leuS_1 gene encoding Leucine--tRNA ligase, which yields MDQNTEKKWQEAWSINKIFQPTPDKARKKFFITVPWPYTNGSLHVGHGRTYTLGDVIARYKRLSGYNVLFPMGFHQSGTPILALASRLKNGDQKAITQLTRDISTYESEARTSEILKTMVDPKNIARYFSEATVKDFTSMGYSIDWSRRFTSADDFYQDFVRWQFLKLDSLGMIRQDRYPILFSPAEENAVGEDDISDGDIDKVSIEEFTAVKFRSENFTLLAASIRPETIFGITNLWINRSGKYVIIDIDGDPLVVSSEAFTKLSYQLDGVKFVRDIDNREILEGEFYTPIERRKVRAYEADFVDPANGTGVVYSVPGHSIIDYAEIMKQSLSIEPRIIISLDNVSNTVLNRAKTLDLSDYSKLKEVNVELYREEYYNGRMISNIPVISNETVIKAREKIRESLIGENDAFIFYETSRQAETRTGDHVIVAVLKDQWFLDYSPAWLKERAHKLIDGMLFIPDHYKSSMQETVDWLKQRPCARLRGLGTHLPMDERWIIESLSDSTIYPAVYTNSKYLRKIKEINGTIEPDLLGYIFTGEGKPEKRKYSAELMHLADSAREEMEYWYGVDVRLTSYPHLTNHLAFYILNHVAIFSGKYLPSSLIISGIITAEGRKISKSKGNGESLLAVSRKYSADIYRLYVAVGADFSSTLDWNEADVNALRKKYENFVQMLDSFSPVQNEMNSAEKWFISSFYVHLKDYMKNMEKYNIRSAFVSIFYEVMNDLRRCETRGGRTNLVLGEVMKDWLKALSPAIPHTAEEYWHRYIEDSFVSVQQLNQNPDEKIDAHVIEEDNYIQKLISDIRSIITVTGMSPKSIEISTAGRETREVTEILMSGDYSRIDKGHKHMIQDFMRNRKGISLSMIDEFSAIEANRNYIESTIGSQIAVRMVDSPVNGKIAWPGRPIIVLHD from the coding sequence ATGGACCAGAACACAGAAAAGAAGTGGCAGGAAGCCTGGTCCATAAACAAGATATTTCAGCCAACTCCTGATAAGGCAAGGAAAAAATTTTTCATCACGGTTCCCTGGCCTTATACCAACGGATCGCTACACGTAGGACATGGAAGAACATACACGCTGGGAGATGTAATAGCCAGGTATAAAAGATTAAGCGGATACAATGTTCTCTTCCCAATGGGATTTCACCAGAGCGGAACCCCGATTTTGGCACTGGCAAGCAGGCTTAAGAACGGCGATCAAAAAGCCATTACGCAACTGACCAGGGATATATCAACATATGAGTCAGAGGCAAGGACCAGCGAGATACTCAAGACAATGGTGGACCCAAAGAACATAGCCAGATATTTCTCGGAAGCTACAGTGAAGGATTTCACTTCAATGGGATATTCCATAGACTGGTCAAGAAGATTCACCTCAGCAGACGACTTCTATCAGGACTTTGTCAGGTGGCAGTTCCTGAAACTGGATAGCCTTGGCATGATCCGCCAGGATAGATACCCTATCCTTTTTAGTCCTGCAGAAGAAAATGCCGTTGGAGAGGATGACATAAGCGACGGAGACATAGACAAAGTATCCATAGAGGAATTTACAGCCGTAAAGTTCAGGTCTGAGAACTTCACTCTACTGGCGGCTTCAATAAGGCCGGAAACAATATTCGGAATAACAAACCTCTGGATTAACCGCTCCGGGAAATATGTAATTATAGACATCGATGGGGATCCTCTCGTAGTATCGTCAGAAGCATTCACAAAACTGTCCTATCAGCTTGATGGGGTCAAGTTTGTCAGAGACATTGATAACCGTGAGATACTGGAAGGAGAGTTCTACACCCCAATAGAGAGGAGAAAGGTCAGGGCTTATGAAGCTGATTTTGTCGACCCCGCAAACGGTACGGGCGTTGTTTATTCCGTGCCTGGACATTCAATAATAGATTACGCTGAGATCATGAAACAGAGCCTCAGCATCGAGCCTAGGATCATAATCTCTCTTGACAATGTATCCAATACGGTTCTGAACCGTGCAAAAACCCTTGACCTTTCAGATTACAGCAAGCTCAAAGAAGTCAACGTCGAACTTTACCGAGAAGAATACTATAATGGAAGGATGATCTCCAATATTCCCGTTATTTCAAATGAGACAGTGATAAAAGCAAGGGAGAAAATACGCGAATCCTTGATTGGCGAAAATGATGCATTCATTTTCTATGAGACGTCCAGGCAGGCTGAAACTAGGACCGGTGACCATGTGATAGTGGCTGTCCTGAAGGATCAGTGGTTCCTGGACTACTCCCCGGCATGGCTCAAAGAACGGGCGCACAAGCTGATAGACGGTATGCTTTTCATCCCGGATCATTACAAGAGTTCAATGCAAGAGACAGTAGACTGGTTAAAACAGAGACCGTGCGCAAGACTGCGTGGGCTGGGAACGCATCTTCCAATGGATGAGAGGTGGATCATAGAGTCTCTCTCAGACTCAACTATTTATCCTGCAGTATATACAAACTCAAAATACCTGAGAAAAATAAAGGAGATAAACGGTACTATAGAACCTGATTTGCTGGGTTACATTTTCACCGGGGAAGGCAAGCCTGAAAAGCGCAAATATTCAGCTGAGCTAATGCATCTAGCTGACTCAGCAAGAGAAGAGATGGAATACTGGTACGGCGTTGATGTCCGCCTGACTTCATATCCTCACCTTACAAACCATCTTGCCTTCTACATCCTCAATCATGTGGCCATATTCAGTGGTAAATACCTCCCGTCATCATTGATCATATCTGGCATAATTACTGCTGAGGGCCGTAAGATTTCCAAAAGCAAGGGTAATGGCGAGTCACTCCTGGCGGTTTCCAGGAAGTATTCTGCAGATATCTATCGACTCTACGTTGCTGTAGGTGCTGATTTTTCCTCCACCCTGGACTGGAATGAAGCGGACGTCAACGCACTGAGAAAGAAGTATGAAAACTTTGTCCAGATGCTCGATTCCTTTTCACCGGTGCAGAACGAAATGAACAGTGCAGAAAAGTGGTTCATATCGTCTTTCTATGTGCATTTGAAGGATTATATGAAAAACATGGAGAAATACAACATCAGATCCGCCTTTGTATCAATATTTTACGAAGTGATGAATGACCTGAGAAGATGTGAAACCAGAGGAGGTAGGACAAACCTTGTTTTGGGCGAAGTAATGAAGGACTGGTTGAAGGCACTCTCTCCGGCAATACCACACACAGCTGAGGAATACTGGCACAGATATATCGAGGATTCCTTTGTATCAGTTCAGCAGTTAAACCAGAATCCGGATGAAAAAATAGATGCACATGTCATAGAGGAGGATAACTATATCCAGAAGCTCATTTCCGACATACGTTCAATTATTACAGTCACCGGGATGAGTCCGAAGTCAATTGAAATTTCAACTGCAGGCAGGGAAACAAGAGAGGTGACAGAAATCCTCATGAGTGGCGATTACAGCAGGATTGATAAGGGACACAAACACATGATACAGGACTTCATGAGGAACAGGAAAGGTATTTCCCTCAGTATGATAGACGAATTTTCTGCCATCGAGGCGAACAGGAATTACATTGAGTCCACCATTGGTTCACAGATCGCGGTGAGAATGGTTGATTCGCCAGTCAACGGGAAGATAGCCTGGCCTGGAAGACCGATCATCGTCCTGCATGATTAG
- a CDS encoding Putative arsenical pump-driving ATPase — MILSFIGKGGVGKTSIAAASALELSKTWRTAVVSTDFMPSLRHVISSKDNLDVVELTESEVGRKWIEKYGEDVYSVLSEFINTDRSILQHISSAPGVAEEFMISNLVDMADSGKYDFIVWDTAASSATMHLLNLEMDFYSHLGRDIQFYLKVKKKFGTNNAIRILNQWRELANHVWKRLQEAHFFLVTTGDELSLLQAAEIEKDFSAMRLNIDFRICNRFKELSNTREKCRITIPEISGKSREIVDAIRDITGKSFLAYIGQLPRNHDAPDRS; from the coding sequence ATGATACTTTCTTTTATCGGAAAAGGGGGGGTGGGAAAAACTTCCATAGCAGCAGCCTCTGCACTAGAACTCTCGAAGACCTGGAGAACAGCAGTGGTATCAACAGACTTCATGCCCTCATTAAGGCATGTTATTAGTTCCAAAGATAATCTGGATGTGGTTGAACTGACTGAAAGTGAAGTGGGCAGGAAGTGGATCGAAAAATACGGAGAGGACGTTTATTCTGTTCTCAGCGAATTTATCAACACGGATCGATCAATTCTACAGCATATCTCCAGCGCGCCAGGTGTTGCGGAGGAATTTATGATTTCTAACCTGGTTGATATGGCAGACTCCGGAAAATATGACTTTATAGTGTGGGATACAGCAGCATCGTCTGCAACCATGCATCTTCTGAACCTTGAAATGGATTTCTACAGTCACCTTGGAAGGGATATACAATTTTACCTTAAGGTGAAGAAAAAATTCGGAACAAACAATGCCATTCGCATATTAAACCAGTGGAGGGAACTTGCCAATCATGTATGGAAAAGGCTTCAGGAAGCACATTTCTTCCTGGTCACAACGGGCGATGAACTCAGCCTCCTTCAAGCCGCCGAGATCGAAAAAGACTTCTCAGCAATGCGACTTAATATTGATTTCAGGATATGCAATCGTTTCAAAGAGTTGTCGAATACAAGGGAGAAATGCAGGATAACCATACCAGAAATCTCAGGGAAAAGCCGGGAAATAGTTGATGCTATCCGGGATATAACCGGAAAATCCTTCCTCGCTTATATTGGGCAACTTCCAAGAAACCACGACGCACCAGATCGTTCTTGA
- a CDS encoding molybdenum cofactor biosynthesis protein A → MITEEMNKYPEIRFASDFEISKNAPFKTVDEFVQRLGHLITSDMMVLRVTESLCPLCVDDEKFDQMRIPAVVYENGGEVKLIKECAEHGVTKEKYWEDYDMYQEAKKFQDKGVKILNPHVAFLEEKIICPTHCGLCVKHKSHTGLGNVVVTNRCDLSCWYCFFYAKENEPIYEPSQDQVRMMLRRMRNEKPVGANAVQITGGEPTIRDDIIDIIKIAKEEGYEHIQLNTNSIRAAFDPDFPKKVREAGSNVIYTSFDGPTPRSNPKNFWEIPAALDNYRKAPLGVVLVPTVIGGINDNYLGDIIRFGLSNIDVVRAVNFQPVSLVGRMPDRMREKQRVTIPGAIKKIEQQTDGMIGREDFFTVPATTKVSNFVEALKGQETYKLSIHFACGMGTYIFKDGDKVTPITRFIDVKGMFEYMGELGDEIKGSNYKRLKKTESVAKLLLKLKKFVDYEKAPKDFKLKDMVYNAFTEGDYHGLKAFHYKSMFIGFMHFMDPYTYDVDRVERCDIHYAMPDGRVVPFCAFNVIPELYRDATQRKYSIPAKTYEERTGKILKKDKYFRDYTREDKKNIIDFYEKSIGRKISTDEIGLNLDEPIPVISSEKPQ, encoded by the coding sequence ATGATCACTGAAGAGATGAATAAGTATCCCGAGATTCGTTTTGCAAGCGATTTCGAGATAAGCAAGAACGCGCCATTCAAGACTGTTGATGAATTTGTACAGCGTCTTGGCCATCTCATTACATCGGATATGATGGTCCTTAGGGTAACAGAAAGTCTGTGCCCGCTATGTGTTGATGACGAGAAATTTGATCAGATGAGGATTCCGGCCGTGGTTTATGAGAATGGCGGCGAGGTAAAGTTAATAAAGGAATGTGCAGAGCACGGTGTAACCAAGGAAAAATACTGGGAAGATTATGATATGTACCAGGAAGCAAAGAAATTCCAGGACAAGGGTGTTAAAATCCTGAACCCGCATGTTGCATTCCTTGAGGAAAAAATTATATGCCCGACCCACTGTGGCCTTTGCGTGAAACACAAGTCCCATACAGGACTTGGTAACGTGGTTGTTACAAACCGCTGTGATCTTTCATGCTGGTACTGCTTCTTCTATGCAAAAGAGAATGAACCTATCTATGAGCCTTCACAGGACCAGGTAAGGATGATGCTCAGGAGAATGAGAAACGAGAAGCCAGTAGGAGCAAATGCAGTCCAGATAACCGGCGGAGAGCCAACAATAAGAGACGATATCATAGACATAATCAAGATTGCAAAGGAAGAAGGCTATGAGCATATCCAGCTTAACACGAACAGCATCAGGGCGGCGTTCGACCCTGATTTCCCCAAGAAAGTAAGGGAAGCAGGCTCAAACGTCATCTATACCAGTTTCGACGGGCCAACTCCCAGGTCTAACCCAAAGAATTTCTGGGAAATCCCAGCGGCACTTGATAACTACAGGAAGGCTCCGCTTGGTGTTGTCCTTGTCCCGACTGTTATTGGTGGAATAAACGACAACTACCTTGGCGACATTATAAGATTTGGGCTATCAAATATAGATGTTGTAAGGGCAGTTAACTTTCAGCCAGTAAGCCTTGTTGGCAGGATGCCTGACAGGATGAGGGAAAAACAGAGAGTAACAATACCAGGTGCAATCAAGAAAATTGAGCAGCAGACCGATGGAATGATTGGAAGAGAGGATTTCTTCACAGTTCCTGCAACAACTAAAGTATCAAACTTTGTTGAAGCGCTCAAGGGTCAGGAAACCTATAAGCTCTCCATACACTTCGCCTGTGGAATGGGTACATACATATTCAAGGACGGAGACAAGGTTACCCCAATCACCCGCTTCATAGATGTGAAGGGAATGTTCGAATACATGGGAGAACTCGGCGACGAGATCAAGGGCTCAAACTACAAGAGGCTCAAGAAGACCGAGTCTGTTGCCAAACTTCTGCTGAAGTTGAAGAAATTCGTTGATTACGAGAAGGCACCGAAGGACTTCAAGCTGAAGGATATGGTATACAATGCGTTCACTGAGGGCGACTACCATGGACTCAAGGCTTTCCACTACAAGTCTATGTTCATAGGATTCATGCACTTCATGGACCCTTACACATACGATGTTGACAGGGTTGAGAGATGCGATATCCACTATGCAATGCCTGACGGAAGAGTTGTGCCTTTCTGTGCTTTCAATGTGATACCTGAACTTTACAGGGATGCAACCCAGAGGAAGTACTCTATCCCGGCAAAGACATACGAAGAGAGAACGGGCAAGATCCTCAAGAAAGACAAGTACTTCAGGGATTACACAAGGGAAGACAAGAAAAACATAATCGACTTCTATGAGAAAAGCATAGGAAGGAAGATCAGCACAGATGAAATAGGTCTTAACCTTGATGAGCCGATCCCCGTTATATCCTCAGAAAAACCCCAGTAA
- the pdaD gene encoding Pyruvoyl-dependent arginine decarboxylase has translation MSALVPKKIFFTRGVGRGESQLQSFEEALRDAGIAPYNLSSISSIFPPFAETVSRDEGLKLLSPGQILFSVLARNSTNELNRMISAAIGYAIPRDQSKWGYLSEHHSFGETEKVAGYYAEKLAAEMLASTMGLMDKLVWDDKKKEYVLEDKILTTRNICSTAVVLKSGEWTTTVAAAVLIV, from the coding sequence ATGTCTGCCTTGGTTCCGAAAAAGATATTTTTCACTCGTGGTGTAGGACGTGGTGAAAGTCAACTTCAATCGTTTGAAGAAGCCCTACGTGATGCTGGAATAGCTCCTTATAACCTGTCAAGCATCAGCTCCATCTTCCCGCCATTCGCCGAAACTGTCTCCCGGGATGAAGGGCTAAAGTTGCTCTCCCCGGGGCAGATATTGTTTTCCGTTCTGGCCAGGAATTCCACAAACGAGCTAAACCGGATGATATCTGCTGCGATCGGTTATGCCATACCGAGGGACCAGAGCAAATGGGGCTACCTCAGTGAGCATCACAGTTTCGGGGAGACTGAAAAAGTTGCAGGTTATTATGCAGAGAAACTTGCAGCCGAAATGCTTGCCAGCACGATGGGGCTCATGGACAAGCTTGTATGGGACGACAAAAAGAAGGAGTACGTCCTCGAGGATAAGATACTCACGACCCGCAATATATGCTCCACAGCAGTGGTACTGAAATCCGGGGAGTGGACAACCACTGTAGCCGCCGCGGTTCTGATTGTTTAG